Sequence from the Poseidonibacter antarcticus genome:
CTTCATATGTCAATCCAGCTAAATCAGTATATGCACCTTCAAAACAATCATTTATAATTTCATCAGATAATCCAATAATATCAAATAAACCAGAGTTTCTATATGAAGCAATTGTACAAATACCCATTTTTGACATGATTTTTAATAAACCAGCATTAAGTGCTTTATGTGTATTTTTTAATATTCTTTGCATTTCATATTTAGATAAGTCTTTATTTTTATATAAAGCAACTGTTGTAGCATACATCATATAAGGATAAATTGCTGTTGCACCAAATGCAATTAATACAGCTGACATATGTGGATCGTAAACTTCTCCACTTACACAAATAATTGAAACAGAATGTCTAATTCCTTTAATCAATAATTGTTGATTAATATAACCTACAGCCATTGCCATTGGAATTAGTTTTGTTTTTTCACTAATATCTCTATCATCTAAAATTATAATAGAAACATCTTCTTCTTTTACAGCTTTGATAACTTTTTTAGATAATTGCTCTAGTGCATCTTTTAAATCAGTTTTAAATGTAGTAGAAAAAGTTTTATTTTTATAATAACTATCATATCTTGGAGATTCGTTATATCCAAATGAATAAAGAATATCATATTTTTCTTTCATTAAAATAGGACTTGTTGTTTTTAATCTTTTAGCAAATTCTGGTTGCTCAGATAAAATATTATGAATTTGTCCAAATCCAGTTTCTAAAGACATAACAACTTTTTCTCTATATGGGTCAATTGGTGGATTTGTAACTTGTGCAAATTTTTGTTTAAAGAAATCTGTAAAGTTTCTATTAACATTTGAAAAACATGCTAATGGAGTATCATCACCCATTGAACCAACTGGTTCTTTTCCATCTTTAGCCATTGGTTCAATCATTTGATCAATTGCTTCATATGTAATATTAAAATATTTTTGTTTCTTTTCTAAATCATCAAGGATATAATCACTTGTATTTAAGAATGAATCTTCAATATATTCTTGAATATAATCCATATCATCATTTAACCATTTAGAATAATATTGAGACGATTTTAAATAATCATTAATATCATCTTCTTTTAATATTTTTCCATGTTTAAGGTCAAGTGCAATCATTTGTCCTGATTGTAATCTTCCTCTTTCTAAAATATTATCTTCTTCAAGAGTTAACGTTCCATATTCTGATGTAATATATAATTTATCATCTTTTGTAATTACATATTTAGATGGTCTTAAACCATTTCTATCAATTAAACAACCAATATGTCGACCATCAGTTAAAGAAACAGCAGCTGGACCATCCCATGCTTCCATTGAAGTTGCAGTATATTCATAGAATGCTCTTAAATCTGCATCCATATGTGGTGCATTTTGCCAAGGAGCAGGAACTAATGAACGTGCAGTTTTAAAGAAATCAGCACCATTAGCTAACATAAATTCAAACATATTATCTAATGAAGCAGAATCTGATGAACCAGTTTGTAAAATTGGTAATAATCTTTTTAATTCTTCATCAGAAAATATTTCTGATTTTAACTGTTCTGATTTGATTTCAACATTAAATCTATTAGCTTCCACAGAGTTAATTTCACCGTTATGAGCAATAGCTCTAAAAGGTTGTGCTAGTTTCCATTTAGGTAATGTATTAGTTGAAAATCTTTGATGAAATAATGAAAATGAGATTTTAAAGTCTTCATCTCTTAAATCAACATAAAAATGCTTAATATGCGTAGGCATAATAAGACCTTTATAAGCAATAACTTTAGATGAAAAAGTAGGAATATAAAAATCTTCTTTATCTAATAATTTATGCTCACACTCTTTTCTTGTTAAATAAAGCATTGCATCAAATCTCTTTGATGAAATTAAAGTATTTGGCACTACAAATACTTGAATTATATTTGGTAAAGAAGCTAAAGCTTGAGCTCCTAAAGCATCTGTATCAATAGGTACTGTTCTTTTTAATACAACTTTTAAGTCATTGCTTTCACATAACTCTTCAAATGTATCAATATCAGATAAATCTTTTGCAAAAATCATAGCAACACCATAAGTTTCAGGTAAGTCAACACCCTCTTTAGTTGCTACTTTTCGCATAAAATAGTCAGGAATAGATAATAATAAACCAGAACCATCTCCAGTTTTACCATCTGCGGCCACTGCACCCCTGTGCATCATTCTTTCAAGTGAAGTTATTGCATCTTCTAAATTTTTATGACTTTGTCTGTTCTTCATATCAGCAACAAGACCAAAACCACAGTTATCTTTAAAAGAAGTTAGTAAGTCTAAATTACAACCCATCATTTTCCTTTATACATTAATTTTTATAT
This genomic interval carries:
- the gltB gene encoding glutamate synthase large subunit — its product is MGCNLDLLTSFKDNCGFGLVADMKNRQSHKNLEDAITSLERMMHRGAVAADGKTGDGSGLLLSIPDYFMRKVATKEGVDLPETYGVAMIFAKDLSDIDTFEELCESNDLKVVLKRTVPIDTDALGAQALASLPNIIQVFVVPNTLISSKRFDAMLYLTRKECEHKLLDKEDFYIPTFSSKVIAYKGLIMPTHIKHFYVDLRDEDFKISFSLFHQRFSTNTLPKWKLAQPFRAIAHNGEINSVEANRFNVEIKSEQLKSEIFSDEELKRLLPILQTGSSDSASLDNMFEFMLANGADFFKTARSLVPAPWQNAPHMDADLRAFYEYTATSMEAWDGPAAVSLTDGRHIGCLIDRNGLRPSKYVITKDDKLYITSEYGTLTLEEDNILERGRLQSGQMIALDLKHGKILKEDDINDYLKSSQYYSKWLNDDMDYIQEYIEDSFLNTSDYILDDLEKKQKYFNITYEAIDQMIEPMAKDGKEPVGSMGDDTPLACFSNVNRNFTDFFKQKFAQVTNPPIDPYREKVVMSLETGFGQIHNILSEQPEFAKRLKTTSPILMKEKYDILYSFGYNESPRYDSYYKNKTFSTTFKTDLKDALEQLSKKVIKAVKEEDVSIIILDDRDISEKTKLIPMAMAVGYINQQLLIKGIRHSVSIICVSGEVYDPHMSAVLIAFGATAIYPYMMYATTVALYKNKDLSKYEMQRILKNTHKALNAGLLKIMSKMGICTIASYRNSGLFDIIGLSDEIINDCFEGAYTDLAGLTYEDIEKRIEKSHMNAFVDENHMFPLDLGGFYKYSNGGEYHDYGPATTNAMHNKNASKKEDISDFDSLRELVKTRDKKFIRDFLEFNSDKEAIDISEVESTEEIFKRFSSAAMSCGSISPEAHEAVAQAMNTIGGTSNSGEGGEDPKRFNTLKNSKIKQVASGRFGVTPGYLRSAQELQIKVAQGAKPGEGGQLPGHKVTPLIATLRHTVPGVTLISPPPHHDIYSIEDLAQLIFDLKQINPLAKITVKLVSSIGVGTIAAGVAKAYADKIIISGGDGGTGAAPLTSLKHAGNPWEMGLSEAHNALKANHLREFVHVQTDGGLKTGLDVVKAAMLGAESYAFGTAALTLLGCKILRICHTNKCSVGVATQDETLREYFEGTVERLISYFTFIAEDVRSILASLGYSSIEEIVGRSELLKVIDDDFAKKFDFQNILRKVDGINTCQKETNAPFDDNKYEKELLKKVHKTIENPNSPIKVNTEISNLNRSFGALISGEIARFYGDEGLPDNSININLKGIAGQSFGAFISKGMTLHLDGAANDYVGKGMNGGKIIINPKHQGQEFGGAGNTCLYGATGGKLYIRASVGERFAVRNSGCISVVEGTGDNPCEYMTGGIVVILGNTGINFGAGMTGGLGFVYDAEKAFVDKMNQELIEAVRIDTDDTERERLYLKRLLLDYLHETQSIEADRILQNFRSEIRNFWMVKPKNMTVLPLDPDEGD